CATTCCCCAAGCTTCCAGGAAGGGAGTCTCTGGAAATCAATTGAATTGTCTATCTACGTCTCTGCATTGGGGAGTCATGTCCTTCTGCACATGAGCGGATCAGTTCCAGATTGATGGACATAGCCATGGCAGCGTACCCGGCGTCGTTTGGGTGAACGTGATCTCCCGAGTCATATTTAGAGTCCAATTTGTCTGGCTGTTCTGGATTCCGGAGAGCCTGATCAAAATCAGCTATGCCATCGACCACGTTTTCGGTTCGATACCAAGTGTTGACGGCATGGCGTATCGAATTACCCCTGTCAATGAACCCTTCAGCGCCGCCATACGGCGGAATGGTACCTCCAATCACAAACAGTGTTTCCGAATGTGCGCGCTCAATCAGCTTTCTCAATCCTGAGATTAATTCTGCCGAATCTGAAACATTTTCGTCACTGCGAATCCAATCAATATCGTTGATCCCTTCTAACAGGACCAGGCATTTGACTCCTGGCCGACGCAGAACGTCGCGGTCGAAGCGAGCAATGGCGTTAGGGCCGATTTCGTCACGAAGAACGCGATTTCCAATAATCCCGGCGTTCAGAACCGCCACATGGCGCAGTTCGGGATCATTTTGCAGCCTAACGGCCAAAACGTCTGGCCAACGCCGGTTGGCATCCTGCGTAGATGACATCCCGTCAGTAATGGAGTCTCCGAGCGCCACAACTGCGATTGCCGACTCTTCAGCTTGCACGTCAATGCCGGAAAGGAAGTACCAGGAGGAGGTGGCCGACATTTTTGTCTTCCGATGTTTGAAGGTGTTTCCTCGACCCACGAAGTTTGTGGATACGGCCAATTCGTGACAAGTGATGATCGCAATGGGCTGCTCAGGAACATAAAGGCTGATTGAAACTGTCGATAGCTCAGGGATCCGTGTTTCAACTGGATCGCTAATAACGAACTCGCCAGCGCGAATTGTAGTAAAAGGTCGTCCGCCGAAGTGTATTGGTAAATCTCTCTTGGAAGCGTCCAGCTTACCCGGCGACA
The sequence above is a segment of the Terriglobales bacterium genome. Coding sequences within it:
- a CDS encoding SGNH/GDSL hydrolase family protein codes for the protein MSPGKLDASKRDLPIHFGGRPFTTIRAGEFVISDPVETRIPELSTVSISLYVPEQPIAIITCHELAVSTNFVGRGNTFKHRKTKMSATSSWYFLSGIDVQAEESAIAVVALGDSITDGMSSTQDANRRWPDVLAVRLQNDPELRHVAVLNAGIIGNRVLRDEIGPNAIARFDRDVLRRPGVKCLVLLEGINDIDWIRSDENVSDSAELISGLRKLIERAHSETLFVIGGTIPPYGGAEGFIDRGNSIRHAVNTWYRTENVVDGIADFDQALRNPEQPDKLDSKYDSGDHVHPNDAGYAAMAMSINLELIRSCAEGHDSPMQRRR